From the Bacillus sp. FJAT-22090 genome, the window TATTTTTGCCGTTTATATAGCTATCTTTATGGCAATTGGTGCAGGGTGAATTTTACTTGTTTTCCCCTTCGAAAACTGAAATAGCTTTTTGAAAGAAAAGTGGTGAACCATTTACATCTTGTTCACCACTCTTAAATCTTATTACGATAAATTTAATCTAGTTTGTAAAGTATGAACGGAAATTGGGGTGTTTAATACTCAGTAATTAATTCCAAGCAGTGAGTTACCTCGATGTTGTTTTATATCTTAATCGAAAGATTGATATGTATGTAAGGCAATAACCTAAAATTGTTGTCTTACTTTGAAATTAGAATGGGCAAACCACGAGTAAAACCAAGAAGTTTATGTACAATCAAAGCAATAGAACTGTACAGAAACATACTTACATATTTTTTATCTTTGTTGTTTCTTTTTTTTTTATTATAAAAGGTACGAACTGGACCAACAACCATGAGAACAATTAAGAGAAAAAAATAACTTTTTCTGTTACTTCCATCACTAGAAAAGGTCTAATAGCATTATTAATGGAAGTGTTTCAATAAAAGATCTACCAAATTCCCAAAACGAACCCTCATATGAAATAGTAGCTATATGTTTGTAATGAATATAGACACAGACATAGACTCAGACACAGATAGAATTTATACATCCTCATATTAAACTAACGGCTGTTTTAGTTAAACAAGACCATCATTTTGATGGTCTATTTTTAAGTCTAGAATATCAAGTAGATTTAGGCGTTCCATTGTGAAATGTTACACATCAACTAACACAGCAAGTTAAAAAACTCTCTCTTTTACAAGAGGGAGTTTTTTCTTTTAGTTTTGAATTAGAAGAGGGGAATGAAATTAGAATTTTTAGATACATATAACCAGACAAATAAGATTGAAGCATTCCGAGCTACTTAAGCAATGTAAGTATCTCTTTTATTGCATTATCAACAAATGATCGTTTTGGACGAGATTTCATTATTACGGTAAGTCCAATTAACGATACGATTAGCGCCTGTGCTAAGGCTTTCGCGTTTACATCGGTCTCAAGTTCACCTGATTGTATACCTCGTTCAATGGTTTCTTGAAATATGATTGAAAGGTACATTTGATGTTCCCTTGTAAGAATTTCAAATTTCTCATCATGAGGCGCTAGTTCGACCATCGTATTGATGCAAAAGCATCCTCTACTGGGACTTTCCGTGTATTCCTCAGCAACCACTTCTTCAAAAAAAGTGCAAAATGCTTCCTTTACTGATGAAAAGTTTTGAAGTCTGGTTCGCATATCAGAAGCACTGGACATCGTATATTTGCGTAGAGCGGCTTCGAACAATTCTTTTTTACCCCCAAAGGCAGAGTAAATACTGGGTCGTTGAATTCCCATTCTGGAAGTTAAATCACTTAATGAGGTTGCTTCATATCCCTTCTCCCAAAATAGTTGCATAGCTGCATCTAATACTTTTTCTTCGTCAAATTCGCGGGTTCGTCCCATAGTCAAAACCTCTCGTTACTTTTGTTTTTTGTTTAATTATATTTATCATAAGAAACTGCCAATTGTCTTCATTTACGTACTGAACAGTATAATATAAATATACATTTTCCTCTTTTTATTGTCAAATGTAGACTAGTTAATCCTAACAAGAGATTTCCATAAACAAAGTCGTTATTACCCATAATGTAATTTAATCGTTGACAGAATAAGTTTCTGTAAGTTATATTTACCAAGCAATATAACATACTGTTTGGTACGTTATATTTCTCTGTATCTAAAATTAATGGGAAAAAAGGGGTGTACAGAGTGGAGGAAATTAAAGAAAAAATAGCAGTCAATGCTGAGATAAAGGCGAATTCGACTCAGGGAGCATTTATCTCATCTGATTCAATCCGTGTCTCTTCTATCTCTCTTAATGTGTCATTATTATTTGCAGTTGCCTGTGGGATGTCAGTAGCAAATATCTACTTCGCACAGCCGCTACTTGATCAGTTGTCGAGTGAGTTTGGTATTGACTATTCCATCATAGGAATTGTTATTACCATCACTCAAATCTTTTATGGATTAGGATTGCTACTGCTAGTGCCACTTGGTGACTTGCTGAACCAGCGCCTATTGATTATCGGTCAGATGTTATTATCCATAATAGTTTTGGTTATAGTTGGAACTGCTTCCACCAGCACGATACTATTTGCAGGAATGGCTTTAGTGGGACTTCTTGCGGTCGTAACTCAGACTCTTGTGGCGTTCGCAGCATCTATGGCTGCTCCTGCAGAACGAGGGCGTGTGGTTGGTATTGTAACAAGCGGAATTGTAGTCGGCATACTTCTTGCGAGGTCCTTTGCAGGAATATTAACGGATGTTGCGGGGTGGCGTTCCGTATATCTAGTCTCTGCTGCACTAATGCTTTTTATGGTTTGTATGTTTTTTAGGGTATTGCCCAATATTGAACGAGAGGTAAAGTCACTGTCCTATCCTCAATTGCTTAGATCGGTGTTTATATTGTTTAAACAAGAACGGATCTTACGCATCCGCTCTGTTCTTGCCCTACTGATTTTTGCTGATTTCAGCATTTTGTGGACTTCACTAGTACTCCCTCTTAGCACACCGCCATTATCTCTTTCACACAGCGCAATTGGTGCACTTGGTCTTGTGGGAGTAGCAGGAGCTTTAGCTGCAGCTCGCGCGGGGAAGCTTGCTGATCTGGGTTACGGACAGAGAACAACGGGCATTTCTTTGTTCTTATTGTTGATTTCATGGTTATTCATCAGCTATACAGAGCAATCGCTATTCGCATTAGTTATAGGTATTGTACTGCTTGACTTGGCTGTGCAAGCCATACATGTTACTAATCAAACGATGATACTTCCTTTGCGACTGGAGGCACGTAGTCGGCTTACTGCAGGGTACATGGTGTTTTATTCTATCGGAAGTGCTAGCGGATCAATTGCTTCTACTCAAATGTATGCGCACTACGGGTGGGAAGGAGTATGCTTGCTTGGGGCGTCTGTTAGTACTTTAGCTCTTCTATTTTGGGCAATGACAAGGAACCTAAAGTTTCCGCATTAAAGTATGCATATGTTTTAACCTATCTCAGATACCATCATGAATCTGAGATACATAGCAACCAGTCTAGAGGAAATCAATTCTAGTACAGAATCTCTATTCGTTTATCAGCTTCAAACGAAGACCATGCATTTGACGGTAACAGCATTGAAATAAATATGGAGGTGTTCAAATGACACCAGAACAAATAATTAGAAAATTTTTTGAAGAAGTACGATCAGGAAAAAATCCAGACTACTCAAATCAATTAATGTCCGAACAAGTATTGGCTCATCAAATTGTATCCGAGGAAGAACAAACAGTTTTAAGGACGCCTAAAGATTATGCTGAACACGTAAGAGAAATGATTGAAGCCTATGGTAATTATTCTTTAGAAATTCAAGAATTATTGGTACAAGGACATAAAGTATATGTCCGTTGGAGACAAGTAGGTGCACACGTAGGAGTAGTCGATGGATATCAACCTACAGGACTTACAATAACTCAAATGACAAGTGCAGTATATAAGATAGAAGATGGAAAAATTTCCGAGTATTGGATTCAAATTGATAGGTCAGGGGTTCAAAAACAATTAGAGTACAATAAACATATTAAATAGTTATTTAATATTCTAAAGTGTTAGGATAATAAACTTTTCTTGAACTAACAGGTGCTTTAGTACAAAACCAAGGGGCTGTTAAACAGCTCTTTTTTCTTGTTCCACTAACGGGGTAGTTTAGTTGAATAAGCGATGTGAAGATAGGGATAAAAAGGGGATGTGAAGATGCCAATATTTCCAGAAGAAAACGACTTTCTTTCGTTATTCGAATCGGAACCAATGTTATTAGATACAACTACAAAAGACTTGCCATTTTATTATAATGAAGCAACCTACCGATTCTCCAATGGACAGGAAGACTTTGTTATTAAGCTTTGTCCCTCTTATGGTGAAGTTAAAATACAAGTATCTATGCATAGTTCAAATAGATTGTTATCACTTTTAGAGCTGAAACGGGTTGAAAAACTTGAAATTACATCAGATAAGAAAGAACGGACAAGTGTGCTACTAACAATTGATAATGAGGATTCTCAACAAATGATTGAACTTGATTTTAAGCCTTATTTTAAACAGATTTTTAAAGAACATCTTACTTAATAAGTTTAATTTCTTATTAAGCTAACGGGTGCTTTAGTTGAAGATCATGAGTTGCATCAGCAACTCATTTTCTTATTGAACTAACTGTGCAGGTTAGTTCAATAAGCAGGTATATTTGGTATCATATCGAAGTAGTTAATATAAGGGAGTGAGTAGAAAATCATAAAGGGTGAATATGGTGACCAAGAATAAAAAGATTTTAGTCAGTTTAGTATTCTGCTGCTTAGTTATATTAGTTTTAGCCGGATGTGAAAAGACTTTGATTTACGAAGGCAGAAAGTCTGATTGGAAAGTTGTTTACACAATCAGCCATGATGAAAAGAAAATAAGGCGGCAAGTAGTTGAAATTCAGTCTGTTGGGGGAGAACCAAAAAGTGATGTAACCTTCAAAGCAGAATTTCCTAGTTCATCATGCGAAAACAATTTTACACTAGATAATAAAAGGTATAAACAAATTTTTCCAGGTTGTTTAGATGTGCCGCGACCTGACAATAAAGATGATTCTTTCCGAGTTTTCATAACTTGGGGTGGCCAAGAGGAAAAAATTGATTTAGAGAGAAAATAAAGAGATAGCTCGAGAATTGTTCAAAGGCGATTTTCTTTTTCACAAATGAATTATTCAACTAAAGGGTGCTTTACTACAAGAAGGAGTATAGCTTTTTTCTTATTGAACTTAAACAGCAGCAGTTTAGCCAAAGAAAAGATCAATCCTGCATAACTGTGCACAAAATGTAGGGTGGATAGATTCAACTCCTGCTATTCTATTAAGGAAGGAGGTCATGAAGTGGATTTGCTTAAGAACATGAATGATGCAATGAAGTATATGGAGGAAAACCTTACTAACGAAATAGATTTTAAGATAGTGGCAAGTATAGCACATTGTTCTGAATATCATTTTAAAAGGATGTTTTCTTTCCTTGCAGGTATTACATTATCAGAATACATCCGCCGTAGACGGCTTAGTTTGGCAGCATTAGAGCTTACTAATAGTAACATAAAGGTAATCGATGTTGCGATTAAATATGGATACAACTCACCGGACTCTTTTACTAGAGCTTTTCAAAATTTACATGGTGTAACACCATCAGAAGCAAGGAAAAATGGACATCAATTAAAAGCCTATCCACTAATGACCTTTCAATTATCGATAAGAGGAGGAAATGAAATGAATTACCAAGTCGAACAAAAAGAGGCATTTAACATAATTGGTATCATGAAAAGAGTTCCAATTATTTTTGAAGGAGAAAACCCAGAAATTACGGCAATGTGGAAGTCTTTGACTATGGAAGAAATAGATCAATTAAAAAAACTTTCTAATATCGAACCTAAAGGGATGATTCAAGCCTCTACAAACTTTTCTGAAGGACGCATGGAAGAAAAAGGAGAGCTTGATCAGTATATAGGAGTGGCAACAACACAAGAATGCCCCGAAAAATTTTCAAAACTTGAAGTTCCTGCCTTAACATGGGCGATATTTGAATCAACGGGACCTTTTCCTAGTACGCTACAGGAAACTTGGGGAAGGATATATTCCGAGTGGTTTCCATCTTCCAGTTATCAAGTAACAGAAGGACCCGAAATCTTGTCGATTAAAACCAAAGACTTAACTTCACCGTCTGTGAAGAGCGAAATTTGGATTCCAGTTTTGAAAAAATAAATTTAATTTTAGATCAAAGAGCTGTTTTGACAGCTCTTTTTTTTATAGATGGGACGATTGTGAAAGTATACACTTAAACTAACGGATCAGGTTAGTTCAATAAGGATTTTCCTTTTCCGATACTTTAAATTATTTTAAGAACAACTGGTTTTGTTCAATCCTTAGTTTTGGAAATCGGGAAGAATTGGGTGAAGAACGATATACTAACTGTTGAAAAAGCTATTGAAATTATGAGGGAAGTACATAGAAAGTATAACGAGTCTATATACTAGGCAGTTCTTTTTTAGAAAGGTGGAGAAATAATGAAAAATGATTTAAGGGATGTTGAGCTAGACATAATTAATACAGATCTTGAATTAGTTGATACTTTGTATCTAACTAGTGCATACACACTGGTTCACTCAATTAATTTTCACTCTTTAAATAATGAGGATAGAGTGAAAATACAATTTATATCTGTCAATTCATTATACCAAGGTAATCTTTGTTTCTTTGTAGATGGTGATAATGTTGGGGAAGTATATATTTCAAAAGGAATAACTCAGTTACCCATTCAATTAGAAATAAAACAACAGTTATCATCGTATTTTCAACCTCATTTTGAAGAGGATCATAATAAGCCGAAAACTGGGATTCAAATCAAAACCGTAGATTCATTATGATGATTATGAAGAATCCGCCAATTAAGTAGAAAAATAAACGAAAAGTTTAACAGTACTCGTAATTCAACTAACTGGCGGGTGCTATAGTTATACTAGTGGCTGCCTGTAAGGGAGCTTTTTCTTATTGAACTAAAGATGCAGGTTAGTTCAACAAGGGATTGGATATTTGTGGTAAAATATAGAAAGTAAAATAAAGGGGGAAAAGTTGAATGAATAAGAATTTACAGGCATTTTCGATTATCTTTTTAGGTGTATGTATTGTTATTAGTTCTTGGTTCATTTCTGAGGCTTTGAAGACTAATAATAGTGAGATTGTTGAAAGGCAAAATGAGAAAGTACTAAACGAAAACCGTTACGAACATATAATGATAGTTACTGACTATTTTAGAATTTTTGATAAACAAACGGGAGATTACTGGGAACAAATTGGTGGCGGAGATTGGGAGAAAAATACACCTATATTAAACCCTAATAATTAGTAATTACATCACTAACGGGTGCTTTACTTCAAGAAGGAGTGAAGATTTTTTTATTTATGAACTAACGGAGCAGTTTAGTGTAAAAAAGCAGGTTAGTTAAAGAGTGCTGTTTGTTCTTTGTTCAACAATTGGGCCATATTGATGAACAAGCTTCTTTAACTAAAGAGGTCTAATAAAAATGACTCTTGAATGTATGTTCCTAAAGTAATATGTAATGAAAAACAAAGGAGTAACAACGTCTATGGAAAAAGTTGAGTACGTTGAGTTAAAACATTTTTCGAATGAATATTTAGATGTATTAAATTCTTTTGAACTTCCTGAAGAACAAGTGCTGTTCACTGCATTACCAAGCAAAATCTTAGAGGCGACAGAAGGACAACATAGGATTGTTATTTTAAGTGAGAATGAACCTGTAGGTTTCTTTTTATTTCATTCAAATGAACGAGTAAAGGAGTATTCAGATAATCCGAAAGCTATGTTGTTAACTGCCTTATCTGTTAATCATGAGAAGCAAGGAAAAGGTTATGCTAAACAAGGTATGCTCTTGCTAAGAGATTTTGTTAAATCTGAATTTCCTAATTGTGATGAAGTCGTTTTATATGTCAACCATAAAAATCTTCCTGCACAGCTACTGTACTTAAAAGTAGGTTTTAAAGATACAGGTAAGAGAATAATTGGTCCTAAAGGTGAACATTATATAATGAATTTATGGTTGCAAAATACTTGACTTTCGGTGAGCTTTAGTTGAAGCTCGTGGGTTGCTAAGGAAACTCTATTTCTTATTGAACTAAAGAAGAAGGTTAGTTGAATAAGAGATTTCCATTTATTCAAAATGTTAGTTGAAATGATAAAGAAAAAATTGTGTGGGTCATAAATTTTTAAAAGGAAAATATTCTTTGAAAATAGTTAGAATTATCTTAGCGATTATTGTAATTGCTTTATCAAGTTATAGTTTGAAAACTGACTAACGAAGCAGGTTAGTTGAAGATGGATAGTATGAATAACTAGCTGTAGATAGGAGGTATGGATATTGAAAATGGATACTTATTCTCTTATCTCATTTATAATTTTGTGGGGAATACCAACTTTCATTGTTGTTAGAGGTTATCTAAAAATGAGTTCTGATGATAAAAAATTAGCAATCAATGATTTCAGGTCACTCCGTTTTATTTTTACAACAGGTTTTATTGTAATTGGTGCTCTTTTTATACATTTAGGGCTTTTATTCACCCTAAGCATAATAAAATTTATTGGGTTCGTTTTCCTTGCTCTAGGAGGAATTTTATCAGCAATTAATAAGTGGAATAAAAGTAAGGTCAAAAGTGTCTTAGTGAAAAAAATATTTAAATACACAATTATCGGTATTGCTACTTTCTTTCTTATTTTGCTCGGTTTTTACTACTTAATAATAAGAAGTTGGCAAGGAGAGTTTTTTCAGTACGATAATGGTGTGACAATTGAGGTTTACAATTCAAGTAAACAAGAAATAACAGATTTAAACTTTTATTTTTCATTTTATAAAACTCATGTACATCAGAATTTAGGTATTATCAATAAATTAGAACCAGGAGAAACAACTATTCTATATAGTCATCAAATAAAAGACGTTGGTAATGATAGAAGTCTGTATTTACAATATCCACTTAACAAGAATAAGACAGATGTTGTGAGCCTCGCTTATGTACCGTCTTATAAACCTAGTAAGATAGTAGTCGTTTTAGAAATAACCGGAACTGATAATTATGGGAAACATTTATTTAGGTTAAAAGGGTTTGATGATATAGGACAATTTGAAGTTGATTTGACATCCGCTAGAGAGTGATTGCTTAAATGGTACCAAGGAGTGCTTATTCAACAAACGGGTGGTTTACTTCAAGAAGGGGTAGCATTTTTATTCTTATTGAACTAATGGAGCTGTTTAGTCCAATAAGAATAAAAAAGGACGGTGTCAAATGGAGAAAATTTTGCGGGATTTCAAAAAAATTGGAATCGTAATTATAGTTTTATTGCTTATTATGGTGGGTTTCTTTATCTTTGCTAATGCTAATAGGACTTATTCTGCATCAGACATACTAGGTGATCATGCTGACTTAAATGCAGAAAACCCATTTGTAGACATTGAAAGTATTGATCATGAAACAGAGAATATATTCACATCAATTGAAATTCCAGAAGAAACGCAACAGGAACTTATAGAGGCTTTTAAAAATGCAAAATTCAAAAAAGCAAGTGATGTTTCAAGTGACTACGATTACCGAATCAATATTACATTAAATACAGGATATTCAATGTTTGTTGATTCGGATAAAAAATCACTAATTATTCTTGATACGTACGAAAACTATTCAATGGAAAATGATAGTGATTTCTTTCCGATTTTAAAGAATGCTACTAAGTAGTAAGCCTAAATTTTGATTTTTCACTAACGGGTGCTTTACTTCAAGAAGGAGTGAAGCTTTTTTCTTATTGAACTAACGGGGCAGGATTGTTGAAGAAGGATATTTTCTGTTTTAAGCGAATTAGAATTTCAAACAAACCTTACACGAATACAGGTATTGAAAATAACAGGAATATAGGAGGTATGAGATATGAAGATCAATAGAATAGATCATGTGAGTATAAACGTAAATGATCTTTCAGAGGCTAAAGCGTTTTTTCTTGATTTAGGACTTGAAGTGCAAGCGGAATGGGAATTGGATGGTGAACAGTTGGATAGAATAGTTGGGCTTAATGATGTTAAAACGGCATGTGTAGGATTGGGGATGCCAGATGGTCAGACATGGATAGAGCTAGTCAAATTTTATACGCCATCAGATGAAAAAGATATTCAGCAACCTTTTGCAAATACGCTGGGTATACGACATATTTGCTTTGCTGTTGAAGATATTGATGCTGTTGTTGCAAAATTGAAAAAGAGGGGTACGGAAATCTTTAGTGAGATACAGCAATATGAAGAAAGTTATAAGTTATGCTACGTTCGTGGTCCAGAGGGTATTATTTTAGAGTTGGCGGAGAAACTCAGATAAAATATTGAATGGACTTTAAATAATTTAGATTTCAAACTTTAAAGACTTCTTAAACTATCGGGTGCTTTAGTTCAAGAACATGGAGTTGCTTAGGCAACACTTTTTTCTTATTGAACTAACGGGGCAGTTTAGTTGAATAAGGAATAACAAAATAAGTGTTAAAAAAACATCCTATCTTGAACTGACCCAATAAAGTTAGACAAATAGCTTAAGCAGCTTCTAAGACCTGAGTTCGGTATTCTACTGGACTTAGGTCTTTTAATTTTGCCTTCATTCGTTTATGGTTGTAATACTCGATATATTCATGTAGTTCACGTTCAAAATGTTCCATATTCTCAAACTCTTGTAGATAAAGAAGCTCCGACTTTAATAAGCCAAAGAAGTTCTCAATGACTGCGTTATCCAAACAATTGCCCTTACGGGACATACTTTGTCTTATATTATGTTTCACTAGCGTTTTTTGGTATTTCTTCATTTGATATTGCCACCCTTGATCAGAGTGTAAAATGACTGTACTTCCTGGATTTAAACTCCCGATTGCCTCGGCTAACATATCACCCACAAGTTGATAAACTGGGCGGCTCATTACCTTGTAAGCAATGATTTCGCCGTTACATAAATCAAGTATAGGGGATAGATATCGTTTCTCACCGAATAAATGGAATTCGGTTACGTCCGTTACCCATTTTTGATTCATTTTTCCTGCATGGAAATCACGGTTTAGTAAATTCGGTGCGATTTTGCCAGCTTTTCCACGGTAAGATCGATACTTCTTAATCCTCACTTCGCATTTTAAACCCATTTCGTTCATTAATCGGTTGATCGTCTTTGGATCATGAAAAATATTTCTTTTCTTTAATTCTTTGGCGATACGACGATAGCCATAACGTCCTTTATGTTCATGATAAATGGCTTCGATTGCTTGTTTTTCCTTCGCGTATTTATCTTCACGCTGTAATCGTTTTTCCCAGTAATAATAAGTACTACGTGGAATGTCTGCGACTTTAACTAATTCCACGACATCAAATTCAGCCTTTAGTTCAAAAATTACTTGCGCTTTGATTTTGTTTGTAATTTTTCCTTTTCCTGAACTAAAGCGTTCAACTTTTTTAAGTAGGCATTCTCCATACGCAAACGTTCATTTTCAGCTCGTAGAGCTTCCATAGATCCATCAACTGGAGATGTTTTTTTGTCATTCGATTTGGTTTCCTTTTTCATGGATGGGCGCCCCTTTTTCTTTGGTAGTAGGGCATCGATTCCACCAATTTCAAACGCTCTTCGCCAATTTCTAATCAGACCAGATGACGAAATATTAAAAATTGCGGCCGTTTCAAGAGAGGATGTACCCATTTCGTTCATATAACTCAGTACATCTAGTTTAAACTGTTGCGTATAAGTTGTATAGGGCAGACAGAATGCCTCTGCCCCTTGATGTTCATAAAGTCTTACCCATCCTCGCATCACAACTTTACTGACTTTTAAGTCCCTTCCTATTTCCTGATAACTTTCATGGCCTCCTAAATAACGCAATACTATATTGATTTTTTCTTCTGCTGTAAATCTAGCCATAAAAAACACCCCGCAAATGTTAGTTTAGTGTCTAACATTTACGGGGCAGTTCATCTTGTAGGATGTTTTTAATATTGCAGTAATTTATTATGCTGTTTTTTATTTCTTTGCTAATTCAGAAGCAACTTTTTCAGCTTCTTCATATCCCTTTTGTAAAATCTTATCTCTATCAGCACCCAGTAAATCAGTTCCTTGTACACGAATAATTTCGTAATCTTCAATTCCCATAAAGTTGAACATTGACTTTAAGTATTTATGAGAGTATTCAACTTCGGTATACCAGTCATTATTGGTATAGATGGCTCCACTTCCTTGTATCACAACTATACTTCTTCCGTCTTTAAGAAGCC encodes:
- a CDS encoding TetR/AcrR family transcriptional regulator, yielding MGRTREFDEEKVLDAAMQLFWEKGYEATSLSDLTSRMGIQRPSIYSAFGGKKELFEAALRKYTMSSASDMRTRLQNFSSVKEAFCTFFEEVVAEEYTESPSRGCFCINTMVELAPHDEKFEILTREHQMYLSIIFQETIERGIQSGELETDVNAKALAQALIVSLIGLTVIMKSRPKRSFVDNAIKEILTLLK
- a CDS encoding MFS transporter; amino-acid sequence: MSSDSIRVSSISLNVSLLFAVACGMSVANIYFAQPLLDQLSSEFGIDYSIIGIVITITQIFYGLGLLLLVPLGDLLNQRLLIIGQMLLSIIVLVIVGTASTSTILFAGMALVGLLAVVTQTLVAFAASMAAPAERGRVVGIVTSGIVVGILLARSFAGILTDVAGWRSVYLVSAALMLFMVCMFFRVLPNIEREVKSLSYPQLLRSVFILFKQERILRIRSVLALLIFADFSILWTSLVLPLSTPPLSLSHSAIGALGLVGVAGALAAARAGKLADLGYGQRTTGISLFLLLISWLFISYTEQSLFALVIGIVLLDLAVQAIHVTNQTMILPLRLEARSRLTAGYMVFYSIGSASGSIASTQMYAHYGWEGVCLLGASVSTLALLFWAMTRNLKFPH
- a CDS encoding ester cyclase; this encodes MTPEQIIRKFFEEVRSGKNPDYSNQLMSEQVLAHQIVSEEEQTVLRTPKDYAEHVREMIEAYGNYSLEIQELLVQGHKVYVRWRQVGAHVGVVDGYQPTGLTITQMTSAVYKIEDGKISEYWIQIDRSGVQKQLEYNKHIK
- a CDS encoding AraC family transcriptional regulator translates to MDLLKNMNDAMKYMEENLTNEIDFKIVASIAHCSEYHFKRMFSFLAGITLSEYIRRRRLSLAALELTNSNIKVIDVAIKYGYNSPDSFTRAFQNLHGVTPSEARKNGHQLKAYPLMTFQLSIRGGNEMNYQVEQKEAFNIIGIMKRVPIIFEGENPEITAMWKSLTMEEIDQLKKLSNIEPKGMIQASTNFSEGRMEEKGELDQYIGVATTQECPEKFSKLEVPALTWAIFESTGPFPSTLQETWGRIYSEWFPSSSYQVTEGPEILSIKTKDLTSPSVKSEIWIPVLKK
- a CDS encoding GNAT family N-acetyltransferase; the encoded protein is MEKVEYVELKHFSNEYLDVLNSFELPEEQVLFTALPSKILEATEGQHRIVILSENEPVGFFLFHSNERVKEYSDNPKAMLLTALSVNHEKQGKGYAKQGMLLLRDFVKSEFPNCDEVVLYVNHKNLPAQLLYLKVGFKDTGKRIIGPKGEHYIMNLWLQNT
- a CDS encoding VOC family protein — its product is MKINRIDHVSINVNDLSEAKAFFLDLGLEVQAEWELDGEQLDRIVGLNDVKTACVGLGMPDGQTWIELVKFYTPSDEKDIQQPFANTLGIRHICFAVEDIDAVVAKLKKRGTEIFSEIQQYEESYKLCYVRGPEGIILELAEKLR
- a CDS encoding IS3 family transposase (programmed frameshift); its protein translation is MARFTAEEKINIVLRYLGGHESYQEIGRDLKVSKVVMRGWVRLYEHQGAEAFCLPYTTYTQQFKLDVLSYMNEMGTSSLETAAIFNISSSGLIRNWRRAFEIGGIDALLPKKKGRPSMKKETKSNDKKTSPVDGSMEALRAENERLRMENAYFKKVERFSSGKGKITNKIKAQVIFELKAEFDVVELVKVADIPRSTYYYWEKRLQREDKYAKEKQAIEAIYHEHKGRYGYRRIAKELKKRNIFHDPKTINRLMNEMGLKCEVRIKKYRSYRGKAGKIAPNLLNRDFHAGKMNQKWVTDVTEFHLFGEKRYLSPILDLCNGEIIAYKVMSRPVYQLVGDMLAEAIGSLNPGSTVILHSDQGWQYQMKKYQKTLVKHNIRQSMSRKGNCLDNAVIENFFGLLKSELLYLQEFENMEHFERELHEYIEYYNHKRMKAKLKDLSPVEYRTQVLEAA